The following coding sequences lie in one Arachis stenosperma cultivar V10309 chromosome 5, arast.V10309.gnm1.PFL2, whole genome shotgun sequence genomic window:
- the LOC130982391 gene encoding 1-aminocyclopropane-1-carboxylate synthase 7-like, producing the protein MGLKIEQQQHQQPCVELSKIAISNTHGEDSPYFAGWKVYDENPYDEFTNPSGVIQMGLAENQVSFDLLEKYLEEHKETKGALETNFKENALFQDYHGLKSFRSAMASFMGEIRGNRAKFDPDRIVLTAGATAANELLTFILANPGDALLVPTPYYPGFDRDLRWRTGVNIVPIHCDSSNNFQITEQALESAYKDAESMSYRVRGILITNPSNPLGITIQRSVLELLLNFVTKKNIHLVSDEIYSGSVFSSSEFVSVAEVLESRNYKNSAERVHIVYSLSKDLGLPGFRVGTIYSYNDRVVTTARRMSSFTLISSQTQNLLASMLSNKSFTKSYIKINRERLNKRYQMIIEGLKSAGIECLKGNAGLFCWMNLSPLLEDKTSRKSELELWNAILHEVKLNISPGSSCHCLEPGWFRVCFANMSENTLKIALERICKFMERIKSQQ; encoded by the exons ATGGGTCTTAAAATTGAgcaacaacaacatcaacaaccTTGTGTAGAGCTTTCAAAAATTGCTATCTCTAATACACATGGTGAAGATTCTCCTTACTTTGCTGGTTGGAAAGTCTACGATGAAAATCCGTATGATGAATTCACCAACCCCTCAGGAGTTATTCAAATGGGCCTAGCAGAAAATCAA GTTTCATTTGATTTACTTGAGAAGTACCTAGAAGAACATAAAGAGACAAAAGGAGCATTAGaaacaaattttaaagaaaatgcATTGTTCCAAGACTACCATGGACTAAAATCATTCAGATCAGCAATGGCAAGCTTCATGGGAGAAATTAGAGGGAATAGAGCAAAGTTTGATCCTGATAGAATTGTCCTCACTGCTGGTGCAACTGCAGCCAATGAACTCTTAACCTTCATCCTCGCAAACCCGGGAgatgctcttcttgttcctacCCCATACTACCCTGG ATTTGATAGAGATTTGAGATGGAGAACTGGTGTGAACATTGTTCCAATCCATTGTGATAGTTCAAACAACTTTCAAATAACAGAACAAGCATTGGAATCAGCATACAAAGATGCAGAATCAATGAGTTATAGAGTGAGGGGAATTCTGATAACAAATCCTTCAAATCCTTTGGGCATAACAATCCAACGTTCAGTTCTAGAGTTGCTTCTTAATTTTGTCACAAAGAAGAACATCCACCTAGTCTCTGACGAAATCTACTCCGGCTCGGTATTCTCCTCGTCCGAATTCGTCAGCGTGGCAGAAGTTCTTGAGTCGCGAAACTACAAGAACTCTGCTGAAAGGGTTCACATTGTTTATAGCCTCTCGAAAGATCTTGGCCTTCCAGGATTCCGTGTTGGAACAATATATTCTTACAACGACAGAGTCGTTACCACTGCTCGACGAATGTCGAGTTTTACACTCATATCATCACAAACACAGAATCTTTTAGCTTCAATGCTGTCAAACAAGAGCTTCACTAAGAGCTACATTAAGATCAATAGAGAGAGGTTGAATAAGAGGTACCAGATGATCATTGAAGGATTGAAGAGTGCAGGAATTGAATGCCTTAAAGGGAACGCAGGGCTGTTTTGTTGGATGAATCTGAGCCCATTGTTGGAAGATAAAACGTCAAGAAAATCTGAATTGGAGCTATGGAATGCAATTCTTCACGAGGTGAAGTTGAACATCTCACCTGGTTCTTCTTGCCATTGTTTAGAGCCTGGTTGGTTCAGGGTTTGCTTTGCAAACATGtctgagaacactttgaagattgcATTGGAAAGAATTTGCAAGTTTATGGAAAGAATAAAATCACAACagtaa